Sequence from the Miscanthus floridulus cultivar M001 chromosome 16, ASM1932011v1, whole genome shotgun sequence genome:
GGATAATGAACTACAGACCCTTAATGAATGTGACTATGTGAGTAGTTTGGTACTTTGATGGTCAGCTGTGCGGTGTGCCCCGTCCTGATAAATCTTTGTGCAAGATGATGCGTCTGTGTAATATAGGATCAGTTGGCTCCTGGCAAGAGGGCCGTGGGACCTAGTGCGGGCCGGCCAGTCCCACCAGAATCGTCGTCGAAGCCTTCGACCGCCAGGCCCATCGACACTCTATTAGACTATGAGCATGAAATGGCCCGTTCAATAGCCATCAGCTCCTAGGTTACAGCTCCTAGGATGGCTTAACGGGCACATTACTTTGGATGCCTGTGCCCACAAAAAATATCAAAACCAACCATTAATCGTAATGGAATTTTGTGCGAAGTTTCCATATGATGATATGAGTTACTATCCTTTGACCTCTTATAATACGCCAAACATCCTTCTAATTGAAATGGAAAATGTCTACCGGAAAAGAATTATACATCcagaatgagcctaataaaagcATGATCCCAAGGAGGATACCTGACATGTTCTCCCTCGCCCCAGTTCGTCGCAAGGGAAACGAAAGCCAAGATTTTCTTTATTAAGTATCAGACAAGAATTGCGAGCAAATAAAACACCACATTCTTTTAACTACTAGGTATATTTGTTAATTCAAGATTCCATTACTAATTGGAATAAAAGAATTAGTAAATCTGTTCCACCCAAAATAGGAATGGGTGCTAGGGTTATGGATTTATAATCATGTAATCAACTCGAACATTAGATTATAAGTTCATTCCATATCAGAGAAGAGCTTGACATTTTGTATTCTCTGGTTTAGAAACTTTTCTACAACTTAAATgatttaataatttatttattttagttacaATTTTTCTGTTGGATTTCACTCTACCTGTGGCGTTGGTATACAACAATCTTGGATGGGTTCCTAACAAGCtaattttcactatctttgttttgtagttttcatgtgtttttagaCACATGTTTGAATTTATCAGTCACTTGAATATTTAAGAGAAATAATTTGATTGTTCAATTTTTTATTTGATTAGTAGTCTTATTGTAGATTTTACATTGTGATGAGTCTTGTTTTGAGGAATGCATGAAGTAACCTATTTTTGTTATGAAATAAAGAATAAGGACAAGGATCCATAACAGATACTCCCTCAGGGTCTGTTCGGTTATTGTGGAATGGGGCCAAGAATTATTCCTACTGAATGTTATACAAATTAAACAATCATTCCGGCTGGGAATCGTTCCAGATGTCCGTTCAGAGGTAACCAAACAGGCCCTCAttcataaaagaatgcaattcaactataattttttattagtatttataatatcaaataagtatcattaaattgtCGTGAGACATATTTCTATActatatttatttggtatcataaatattaatatttttatttatatatttggtcaaaattttaGATAtgttaaccaaatatatatataattgcaTTCTCACGGTACTCATCATCCACATTCCGCAGCCGGATCGTCGTAACTCGCCACTCAGGACGGAACCCATAACCTCCGGCCGCACTGCGCCTCGGAGGCCGCCGGGCCGGCGCTCAGTCGGCTCATAGCCTATAGCGTTGTCGCGCTCTCCTCCGCACCCAAACACAGCAGGTTCGCACCAGATAGTCCACTGCCGTGCGCACCGGCGCATCTTCGCTGCGTTCGAACGGTAATTTCTTCGAACAACTGACATGCACGTCCTTTCCGAATGCTTGTCAGTAGTTTGCCCACATGCAAGATGCAGCGATGTTTGCACACGATTTTCACTTAGCAAACAATCAACCTCTATTTTATTCCATTCTTGGGGAGATACAAATAAATATTGGTACACTTTGGGATTCTGCGTCTGCACAAAAGAATCTTTACTAGCATTTAGCAAGTTCGTCTCAGTCAAAAATCAGGTCGCCGGTTGCGTAGATGTTGTAGAAGACGGTGGCGCTGAAGTAGAGCGCCGCCGTGAGGGTGAGGAAGGCCTGGAAGGACCCTAGCCACTGGACGAAGTAGCCGGTCCCGATGGTGCTAACTATGGCGGCCACCGTCCCTATGCCGTTCGTCAACCCTGTTCACGCAGCAGAAGATATGTCAGAAGTCAGATACAAAGCCTGATCACTGCGCTGAAGAGAAGTGGAAATTTACATACCGTGCAAGGATCCAGCGTATTTGGGAGCAATGTCCTGCTCGAATAAACAAGGAAAACACATTCAGTCAAATCAGAGAACAGATGGGTGGAAGTAACACTTCAGAAAGTGGAACATTGTTCAGGAGTTGAGGTGGTATGATCACTGATCAGGGCATGAAAGAAAGGAAACAATACCTGTATATTGCAAAAGTATCCGGCTTGGCAAAAAGAACTCAAGCTCAGGGCAGTGGTCATGAGAACTGCAGCAACTGATGGAGTTTGGGCAAATCTTAAACATAGTAATGACACACAAGGCCCCATGAAACCAATGGACTGCAGCAAAATAAAATCTGTGATGAGTGCTTTGTTTCAGGTTGTGCAATTGAGCAGTGCAAGGCCAAGGCAAATCTCAGGCAATGCTTTTACCTGCATAATTTTCCGAACTAGTCCAATAGAGTAACCAGATTTGATCAGGAAATCTGCAGAGGCTCCTGCAACATAACCAGACATAGCCATGACTGCCCAAGGTATGGCGCTGAACCATGCTGCTTGTTTCAGATTGACGTTATAAACCTGTTGTAGGATTATGGTTAGAAACAATTTAGAGTTGTGAGTGGTACAAATTAAAATGCTTTTGATATGTACCGTTTTGAAGTACACAGGCATCCACGACAATAGGACAAAATAGCCCTGCATTGTATTTTGAATTTGCAATTGTTAAAATTCATACACAATGTGGCCAAATTGTCATTTTGCTAATAGATCATCCTTACCCAGTTGTTAACCACATTGGCCAAAGTGACAGCCAAGAATTCAGTCCTTGAGAACAATTCCCTTAGGGATGGGAATTTACTGCCTTGGACTTTAGATCCAGTTCTTCCGGCTAGAATTAATTCCAACTCAGACTTGCTTATAGTACGGCTGTCAAGAGGATCACTTTCTACATTTAACATCCATACAGAGAGCCACAAGTAACCAAGCGATGCGAAGAAGGCAAATGTTCCCGAGAGGCCTATGTGTGACATGATGATCGGTGTTGCTAGGAAGCTTATGACATTTCCAAGATGGAATCCACCCATGGAAATGCCAACAGCTGTGGAACGCTCATGTGTTGGGAACCACCTGTTTCATGTTCAATGTTAGATAAATCACAACCTGAAATCTTGTTCAATTACATGGGCATCAAATAGAGGGCAGTTGTTTCATTTTTTTTACTTTGTAGCAACTAGAATTGATATCAGTAAAACAGAATGTAGGCAGAGAGTCCAGAAAGTATGGTAAAGAGATGATGAAGGCTTGTATGTGCACTTGAAAGAATGGGTCTAGACTACAATAACCCCAACTAGACATTCTTAATTTCTTTTCTGACTAGTTCTTTCAAGTTTCAGAGGTTAATGTTTCTTAAGCAAGGTTGTCGAAAAAACCTCAATTATGAGCAAATTCAATGAGTGAAAATTGTTACTCACTTTGGTAAGAAGGTGCTCATTGTCGGAAATGCAACACCTTCTGCAAGGCCAAAGAGTGCACGTACAGCAAGCAACATGATGGTGGAGCGGGAGGCGGCAAAAGGAGTGAGAATTGTAGCCAAGGACCAGAGTGCAGCAGCGCCTGCCATCACCTTCTTGCCGCCATATTTGTCTGCCAAAGCTCCTCCAACCATGGATGAGAAAACATATCCCCATAAAAACGATGACTGCAGATATGGTAAGAAAATTTAACCAGTCAATCAGCTTATATAGCATGATAGCTGTGCTTGTTCAGAGCTATAGTCATGCATTGGGAATTTGGGCTTAATGATTTGAGTCTTCAGCAAATTAAAACGTATATTTAGCTTCAGGGCATACACCACATGCAGCTTTTAGTTGACTGTTTCTATTATTGATCTTTTTTTTTGTTGGCAGTACAATCTTCCTGTTCCTCGTCACCAGGTAAAATTTGACCCCCAATAGCATGGACATTTCCACTAGCCCAATTATCGAATCTGAATCCTGTCTGTATATAGAACTTTGATGCCAATCAAGTTGCAGCCCCTTCACTGCATAATTTTGGATTGCTCCAAAAAAAATGGCCTTAATTTTTCCTATGCATTTGTATTCTGAAgtctaatactccctccattctaaattataaaacgttttAGTTTTCTAGATACACTATTTTTTCTATGTATC
This genomic interval carries:
- the LOC136512292 gene encoding probable anion transporter 2, chloroplastic; translated protein: MASVRSCVPVKSAVSPVRYRSTRPGAAAGSGTLRVRSSSLALGGDGGCASSSGRGGGGLGLLGGDGPRIIRRGGGREVLAMCSASFDGVRPAAGAGAAVASAVQPVPAFPERAKVVALVAAIMLLCNADRVVMSVAVVPLAAQYGWSSSFVGIVQSSFLWGYVFSSMVGGALADKYGGKKVMAGAAALWSLATILTPFAASRSTIMLLAVRALFGLAEGVAFPTMSTFLPKWFPTHERSTAVGISMGGFHLGNVISFLATPIIMSHIGLSGTFAFFASLGYLWLSVWMLNVESDPLDSRTISKSELELILAGRTGSKVQGSKFPSLRELFSRTEFLAVTLANVVNNWGYFVLLSWMPVYFKTVYNVNLKQAAWFSAIPWAVMAMSGYVAGASADFLIKSGYSIGLVRKIMQSIGFMGPCVSLLCLRFAQTPSVAAVLMTTALSLSSFCQAGYFCNIQDIAPKYAGSLHGLTNGIGTVAAIVSTIGTGYFVQWLGSFQAFLTLTAALYFSATVFYNIYATGDLIFD